Proteins encoded in a region of the Anaerolineales bacterium genome:
- a CDS encoding phosphoribosylaminoimidazolecarboxamide formyltransferase, producing MAKEIVLRYGANPHQTPARAFAAKGDLPFEVLNGAPGYINLLDALNSWQLVAELKQAAGLPAAASFKHVSPSGAALGLPLPEALRKACWVDDFELSPLAAAYARARGTDRLSSFGDWIALSDPVDVATARLIGREVSDGVIAPAYDPEALKILSAKKSGKYAVLCMDPAFVPDPLERREVFGVTLEQRRNDRAATSADFANIVTAKKDLPESAVRDMLVSWIALKFTQSNSVCFAADGQVIGVGAGQQSRIHCTRLAGVKADLWRLRQHPAVLALPFAPGVKRPDRDNAIDQYLRGDVTQAEKTGWKDLFTDTPRPLTAEEKRKWLDGMQDVVLGSDAFFPFRDSIDRASQSGVRYVLQPGGSNRDDDVIRACNEYGMTMVFTGIRLFHH from the coding sequence GTGGCCAAGGAAATCGTCCTGCGCTACGGCGCCAATCCCCATCAAACCCCCGCCCGGGCGTTCGCCGCCAAGGGCGATTTGCCCTTCGAAGTCCTGAACGGCGCGCCCGGCTACATCAACCTGCTCGACGCACTCAACTCCTGGCAATTGGTGGCTGAGCTCAAACAGGCCGCCGGCCTGCCTGCCGCGGCTTCCTTCAAGCACGTCAGCCCGTCCGGGGCGGCGCTCGGCCTGCCGCTTCCGGAGGCGCTGCGCAAAGCTTGCTGGGTCGACGACTTCGAGCTCTCGCCCCTCGCCGCCGCCTACGCCCGCGCCCGCGGGACGGACCGCCTCTCTTCCTTCGGGGATTGGATCGCGCTTTCGGATCCGGTCGACGTCGCCACCGCCCGGCTGATCGGCCGCGAGGTGAGCGACGGAGTCATCGCGCCCGCCTACGATCCCGAGGCGCTCAAGATCCTGTCCGCCAAGAAATCCGGCAAGTACGCCGTCCTGTGTATGGATCCCGCTTTCGTCCCGGATCCGCTCGAGCGCCGCGAGGTTTTCGGCGTCACCCTCGAACAGCGCCGCAACGACCGGGCGGCGACGTCCGCGGATTTCGCCAACATCGTCACCGCAAAGAAGGACCTCCCGGAAAGCGCGGTGCGCGACATGCTGGTTTCGTGGATCGCGCTGAAATTCACGCAGTCGAATTCGGTCTGCTTCGCCGCCGACGGCCAGGTGATCGGCGTCGGCGCGGGCCAGCAGTCGCGCATCCATTGCACCCGCTTGGCGGGGGTCAAAGCCGACCTGTGGCGCTTGCGCCAGCACCCGGCGGTGCTTGCGCTGCCGTTCGCGCCCGGGGTCAAGCGGCCGGACCGCGACAACGCCATCGACCAGTACCTGCGCGGCGACGTCACCCAGGCCGAGAAGACCGGCTGGAAGGATCTCTTCACCGACACCCCCCGCCCGCTGACGGCGGAGGAAAAACGCAAGTGGCTGGACGGGATGCAAGACGTGGTGCTCGGGTCCGACGCCTTCTTCCCGTTCCGCGATTCGATCGACCGGGCCTCGCAGAGCGGCGTGCGGTACGTGCTTCAGCCCGGCGGCTCCAACCGCGACGACGACGTCATCCGGGCCTGCAACGAATACGGGATGACGATGGTGTTTACCGGAATACGGTTATTCCATCATTAG
- a CDS encoding phosphoribosylformylglycinamidine cyclo-ligase — translation MPKPTSPGKNISEYAAAGVDMDVKYRAVEMMTAAVKSTYTPEVLAGIGAFGGLFDAEKILRAMKAPVLVGSTDGVGTKVKLAAGIGRCSSLGEDIVNHCINDILVQGARPLFFLDYFASSKLNPEIIADVVGGMAKACRESGCALIGGETAEMPGVYLPGEFDVAGTIVGAVDREKILPRKDLREGDVLIGIRSSGPHTNGYSLIRKVFETTPLDAVLPELGVPLADALLAPHRSYLPLIKPLIDSGDSPVKALAHLTGGAWIENPIRVFPQGIGAEVKLGSWPVPPLFTLIQQKGEIPPAEMHRVFNMGIGMLVVASAEDAERVRGAIPEETWIVGRLVAGEQAVRLTS, via the coding sequence ATGCCTAAACCGACCTCTCCCGGAAAGAACATCTCCGAGTACGCCGCCGCCGGAGTCGACATGGACGTCAAGTACCGGGCGGTGGAAATGATGACCGCCGCGGTTAAATCCACCTACACTCCGGAAGTGCTGGCCGGCATCGGCGCCTTCGGCGGGCTGTTCGACGCCGAGAAAATCCTGCGCGCGATGAAGGCCCCCGTCCTGGTCGGATCGACCGACGGGGTCGGCACCAAGGTTAAGCTCGCGGCCGGCATCGGCCGCTGTTCCTCCCTCGGGGAGGATATCGTCAACCACTGCATCAACGACATCCTGGTCCAGGGCGCTCGACCGCTGTTCTTTCTGGATTATTTCGCCTCCTCCAAGTTGAATCCGGAGATCATCGCCGACGTGGTCGGCGGGATGGCCAAGGCCTGCCGCGAATCGGGCTGCGCGCTGATCGGCGGCGAGACGGCCGAGATGCCCGGCGTCTACCTTCCCGGCGAGTTCGACGTCGCCGGGACGATCGTCGGAGCGGTCGACCGCGAAAAGATCCTCCCGCGCAAGGACCTGCGGGAGGGCGACGTGCTGATCGGCATCCGCTCCAGCGGGCCGCACACCAACGGCTATTCGCTGATCCGCAAGGTCTTCGAAACCACGCCGCTCGATGCGGTCCTTCCGGAGCTCGGCGTTCCGCTGGCGGACGCCTTGCTCGCCCCCCACCGCTCCTACCTGCCGCTGATCAAGCCGCTTATCGATTCCGGGGATTCCCCCGTCAAGGCGCTGGCCCACCTCACCGGCGGGGCGTGGATTGAAAATCCGATCCGCGTCTTCCCGCAGGGGATCGGCGCCGAGGTCAAGCTGGGGTCGTGGCCCGTTCCTCCGCTCTTCACCCTCATCCAGCAAAAGGGGGAGATTCCCCCGGCCGAGATGCACCGGGTGTTCAACATGGGGATCGGGATGCTGGTGGTGGCCTCGGCCGAAGACGCCGAGCGGGTCCGCGGCGCGATTCCGGAGGAAACCTGGATCGTCGGCCGGCTGGTCGCGGGCGAACAGGCCGTCCGATTGACGTCCTGA
- the purD gene encoding phosphoribosylamine--glycine ligase, translating into MKVLLVGSGGREHALAWKLAQSPQLKALYIAPGNAGTAGLRAEGAVIANLPVDAMDGEGLAAAALERKIDLAVIGPEAPLAAGLADTLRAKGFAVFGPSRTAAEIESSKVFAKEFMARRHIPSAKFSVFREYEKALAYVRDLERPVVIKADGLAAGKGVILPENPAQAEAALHQIMVEKIFGGAGERVVLEEKLSGPEVSLFAFTDGVTIQSTVPAQDHKRVFDRDRGPNTGGMGAYAPVPVCAPAMAEKIARDVLQAAVDGLREEGRPFAGVLYGGLMLTSDGPKVIEFNCRFGDPEVQVILPLLESDLLEILAACAVGKLKDVAIRWSKGAAACVVLASKGYPGKYAVGCPISGLEESRPNSFVFHAGTKTQDGQTVTAGGRVLCVTGWGENIEQALKSAYTAVGPIRFDGMHYRKDIGRRAVTGILNA; encoded by the coding sequence ATGAAGGTTTTACTGGTCGGTTCGGGGGGAAGGGAGCACGCGCTGGCGTGGAAGCTGGCGCAATCCCCGCAGCTCAAGGCGCTCTACATCGCGCCCGGCAACGCCGGCACCGCCGGATTGCGGGCGGAGGGCGCGGTAATCGCCAACCTGCCCGTCGACGCGATGGACGGCGAGGGGCTCGCCGCCGCGGCCCTCGAGCGCAAAATCGACCTGGCGGTGATCGGCCCCGAGGCGCCGCTGGCCGCCGGCCTGGCGGATACTCTGCGCGCCAAGGGGTTCGCCGTCTTCGGCCCTTCGCGCACCGCCGCGGAAATCGAAAGCTCGAAGGTCTTTGCCAAGGAATTCATGGCCCGGCGCCACATCCCCAGCGCCAAGTTCTCCGTTTTCCGCGAGTACGAAAAGGCGCTGGCCTATGTCCGGGATCTGGAACGGCCGGTGGTGATCAAGGCCGACGGCCTGGCCGCCGGGAAGGGCGTGATCCTCCCCGAAAACCCCGCCCAAGCCGAAGCGGCTCTGCACCAGATCATGGTGGAGAAAATCTTCGGCGGAGCGGGCGAGAGGGTCGTGCTGGAGGAGAAACTCTCCGGGCCGGAAGTCTCTTTGTTCGCCTTCACCGACGGCGTCACGATCCAATCCACCGTTCCGGCGCAGGACCACAAGCGCGTGTTCGACCGCGACCGCGGCCCGAACACCGGCGGCATGGGCGCCTACGCCCCGGTTCCGGTTTGCGCGCCGGCGATGGCCGAAAAAATCGCCCGCGACGTCCTCCAGGCCGCCGTCGACGGCCTGCGCGAGGAAGGCCGCCCCTTCGCGGGAGTCCTCTACGGCGGTTTGATGCTCACCTCCGACGGGCCCAAAGTCATCGAATTCAACTGCCGCTTCGGAGATCCCGAGGTGCAGGTGATCCTGCCGCTCCTGGAAAGCGATTTGCTGGAAATCCTGGCGGCCTGCGCCGTGGGGAAACTCAAGGATGTGGCCATCCGCTGGAGCAAAGGCGCGGCCGCCTGCGTCGTCCTCGCTTCGAAAGGCTATCCGGGCAAATACGCCGTGGGCTGTCCGATCTCCGGGCTCGAGGAAAGCCGCCCGAACTCGTTCGTGTTCCACGCCGGGACGAAAACCCAGGACGGCCAAACGGTCACCGCCGGCGGGCGGGTCCTGTGCGTGACCGGCTGGGGGGAAAACATAGAGCAGGCGTTAAAATCGGCTTACACGGCCGTCGGCCCGATCCGCTTCGACGGCATGCACTACCGCAAAGACATCGGCCGCCGCGCCGTGACGGGGATCCTCAATGCCTAA
- the purF gene encoding amidophosphoribosyltransferase, with the protein MKNETTFEDRPAEECGIVGVFAPSEDVASMAYFALFALQHRGQEAAGIAVCDGKTARLHKDTGLVSQVFTPENLRALCGRFAIGHTRYSTTGSSVQRNAQPFLIETRYGPLASAHNGNLVNTFALRRELLQKGVGLMSSSDSEVITLTLAGAEGGTWEQRIRAAMPLWRGAYSLVLLTREGVFAVRDPWGFRPLSVGRLPSGGHAAASESCALRTIGCEAIREVKPGEVIRLSNTALSVLQALPPAAPSALCTFEHIYFSRPDSVWDGRSVHHVRQRLGAELAREAPVKADVVIPVPDSSIPAAIGFARESGIPYNDGFIKNRYIGRTFIEPTDSLRKQGVAMKFNALEENLREKRVAVIDDSIVRGNTSGPLLRLLREAGAREVHLRITCPPIVSPCFMGVDFGTREELIAHRMTVEQIRRHIGADTLHFLSLDGMMRAIGRAAGYCNACYTGKYPLDVEPEQAKTGFEGSIA; encoded by the coding sequence ATGAAAAATGAGACCACTTTCGAGGACCGTCCCGCCGAGGAGTGCGGGATCGTCGGAGTCTTCGCCCCCAGCGAGGACGTCGCCAGCATGGCCTACTTCGCCCTCTTCGCCCTCCAGCACCGCGGGCAGGAGGCGGCCGGCATCGCGGTCTGCGACGGCAAAACCGCCCGCCTGCACAAAGACACCGGCCTGGTCTCGCAGGTCTTCACGCCGGAAAACCTGCGCGCCCTCTGCGGCCGCTTCGCGATCGGCCACACCCGCTATTCCACCACCGGCTCGTCGGTCCAGCGCAACGCCCAGCCCTTTCTGATCGAAACCCGCTACGGGCCGCTGGCCAGCGCCCACAACGGAAACTTGGTCAACACCTTCGCCCTGCGGCGCGAACTCCTGCAGAAGGGCGTGGGCCTGATGTCGTCGAGCGACAGCGAAGTGATCACGCTGACCCTCGCCGGGGCCGAGGGCGGAACCTGGGAACAGCGCATCCGCGCCGCGATGCCGCTCTGGCGCGGGGCCTATTCGCTTGTCCTGCTCACCCGCGAGGGCGTGTTCGCCGTCCGCGATCCGTGGGGGTTCCGCCCGCTCTCGGTCGGCCGCCTGCCCAGCGGCGGGCACGCCGCCGCGTCCGAGTCCTGCGCCTTGCGCACCATCGGCTGCGAAGCGATCCGCGAGGTGAAGCCGGGCGAGGTGATCCGCCTGAGCAACACCGCGCTATCCGTCCTCCAGGCCCTCCCGCCGGCCGCCCCCTCGGCGCTGTGCACCTTCGAGCACATCTACTTCTCCCGCCCGGATTCGGTCTGGGACGGCCGCAGCGTCCACCACGTGCGCCAGCGCCTGGGGGCCGAGCTGGCCCGCGAGGCGCCGGTCAAGGCGGACGTGGTCATCCCGGTTCCGGATTCCTCGATCCCGGCGGCGATCGGCTTCGCGCGCGAAAGCGGCATCCCCTACAACGACGGCTTCATCAAGAACCGCTACATTGGGCGGACCTTCATCGAGCCGACCGACTCCCTGCGCAAGCAGGGCGTGGCGATGAAATTCAACGCCCTGGAGGAAAACCTGCGCGAAAAGCGGGTGGCGGTGATCGACGACAGCATCGTGCGCGGCAACACCTCCGGGCCGCTGCTGCGCCTGCTGCGCGAGGCCGGCGCGCGCGAAGTGCACCTGCGGATCACCTGCCCGCCGATCGTCAGCCCCTGCTTCATGGGCGTGGATTTCGGCACCCGCGAAGAGCTGATCGCCCACCGCATGACCGTCGAGCAGATCCGCCGCCATATCGGCGCCGACACGCTCCACTTCCTCTCGCTGGACGGCATGATGCGCGCCATCGGCCGCGCCGCCGGCTATTGCAACGCGTGCTACACCGGCAAATACCCGCTCGACGTGGAGCCCGAACAGGCCAAAACCGGATTCGAAGGGTCAATCGCCTGA
- a CDS encoding AIR carboxylase family protein encodes MEPTMPNALIVILMGSKADEEHARKIADAARAFGLETVLRVGSAHKTPQHVTDLLREYESDPRPKVYVTVAGRSNALSAFADGQVRAPVIACPPPSEAFGGGDILSSLRMPSGVAPAVVLDPANAALLAAKILGLADSALAAKVSAFQKEQAGKVVADDRSLGTAGV; translated from the coding sequence ATGGAGCCAACCATGCCCAACGCGCTGATCGTCATTCTGATGGGTTCGAAAGCCGACGAAGAGCACGCCCGCAAGATCGCCGACGCGGCCCGCGCCTTCGGGCTGGAAACGGTCCTGCGGGTTGGTTCGGCCCATAAGACCCCTCAGCACGTGACGGATCTCCTCCGCGAGTATGAATCCGATCCGCGCCCGAAGGTCTACGTCACCGTCGCCGGGCGCAGCAATGCGCTCTCGGCCTTCGCCGACGGCCAGGTGCGCGCGCCGGTGATCGCCTGCCCGCCCCCGAGCGAAGCCTTCGGCGGCGGCGACATCCTCTCCTCCCTGCGCATGCCCTCCGGCGTCGCTCCTGCCGTCGTCTTGGATCCGGCCAACGCCGCGCTGCTGGCGGCCAAGATCCTCGGCCTGGCGGATTCGGCGCTGGCGGCGAAAGTGTCCGCCTTCCAGAAGGAGCAAGCCGGGAAGGTCGTCGCCGATGACCGCTCCTTGGGAACCGCAGGGGTGTAG
- a CDS encoding phosphoribosylaminoimidazolesuccinocarboxamide synthase, with protein sequence MISTDQIRAALPLALGETRLPLNERCSGKVRDWYSLEGGKKLFVTTDRLSAFDRILARVPYKGQVLNQLSAWWFDVTRDLIDNQMIAVPDPNAVVARSVRRFPVEIVVRGYITGVTATALWYRYSLGEREIYGYRFPDGLKKNQSLPEPILTPTTKGEAGAHDERLTNAEVVERGLLDAAAWEQVSAAALAVFRRGQEVAAKAGLILVDTKYEMGLSPEGKVMLIDEVHTPDSSRFWKAESYAERFAAGEEPENYDKELVRLAYAEQGYRGEGEPPVLPDEVWVAASQRYISIFEMLTGQDFEPAPYPAEPRIIENLKRAGIL encoded by the coding sequence ATGATCTCCACCGACCAGATCCGCGCCGCCCTGCCCCTGGCGCTTGGGGAAACCCGTCTGCCGCTGAACGAACGCTGCTCCGGAAAAGTCCGCGATTGGTATTCGCTCGAGGGCGGGAAAAAGCTGTTCGTCACCACCGACCGGCTCTCGGCCTTCGACCGGATCCTCGCCCGCGTTCCCTACAAGGGCCAAGTGCTCAACCAGCTCTCGGCCTGGTGGTTCGACGTCACCCGCGACCTGATCGACAACCAGATGATCGCCGTCCCCGATCCGAACGCCGTCGTCGCCCGCTCCGTGCGGCGCTTCCCGGTGGAGATCGTCGTCCGCGGCTACATCACCGGCGTGACCGCCACCGCGCTGTGGTACCGCTATTCCCTGGGGGAACGCGAGATTTACGGCTACCGCTTTCCCGACGGGTTGAAGAAAAACCAATCGCTGCCCGAGCCGATCCTCACCCCCACCACCAAGGGCGAGGCGGGCGCGCACGACGAGCGGCTGACCAACGCCGAGGTGGTCGAACGCGGCTTGCTGGATGCCGCGGCTTGGGAGCAAGTCTCCGCCGCCGCGCTGGCAGTCTTCCGCCGCGGCCAGGAGGTGGCCGCCAAGGCCGGCCTGATCCTGGTCGACACCAAATACGAGATGGGCCTCTCGCCCGAGGGCAAGGTGATGCTGATCGACGAGGTCCACACGCCGGATTCCTCCCGCTTCTGGAAGGCAGAATCCTACGCCGAACGGTTTGCGGCCGGCGAGGAACCGGAGAACTACGACAAGGAACTCGTGCGTCTGGCCTACGCCGAGCAGGGCTATCGCGGAGAGGGCGAACCGCCGGTTCTCCCGGACGAGGTCTGGGTGGCCGCCAGCCAGCGCTATATCTCGATTTTCGAAATGCTCACCGGCCAAGACTTCGAGCCGGCGCCCTACCCGGCCGAGCCGCGGATCATCGAAAACCTCAAACGGGCGGGGATACTGTGA
- a CDS encoding biotin transporter BioY: protein MLLSKPRTLLSSRALARIAAIGAFAALSAVSARVTVNLPFTPVPATLQVLVVLLAGLVLGPRDGALSQLAYLAAITAGLPLDARALGPAVWASPTAGYLAGFVCGAFAAGWVAERARGRLPGAEFLAGAAGILALYSVGAAWLTVFFLHGDAAAGWAAGVAPFLLVDLLKAAAAALLSGSGRRALRALAGSLP, encoded by the coding sequence ATGCTTCTTTCCAAACCCAGAACGCTTCTCTCTTCCCGCGCCCTGGCGCGCATCGCGGCCATCGGCGCATTCGCCGCGCTGAGCGCGGTCTCGGCCCGCGTCACCGTCAACCTGCCCTTCACGCCCGTCCCGGCGACTCTGCAAGTGCTGGTCGTCCTGCTGGCCGGGCTGGTCCTCGGGCCGCGGGACGGCGCGCTCAGCCAGCTCGCCTACCTGGCCGCAATCACCGCCGGACTGCCGCTCGACGCGCGCGCCCTCGGCCCCGCGGTGTGGGCTTCGCCCACCGCCGGCTACCTGGCCGGTTTCGTCTGCGGCGCCTTCGCCGCCGGATGGGTCGCCGAGCGCGCCCGCGGCCGCCTGCCCGGCGCCGAGTTCCTGGCCGGCGCGGCGGGAATCCTCGCCCTGTATTCCGTCGGCGCAGCCTGGCTGACCGTGTTTTTCCTGCACGGGGACGCCGCGGCGGGATGGGCCGCCGGAGTGGCGCCCTTCCTCCTCGTCGATTTACTCAAAGCCGCCGCCGCGGCTCTGCTCTCCGGCTCCGGCCGCCGCGCCCTCCGCGCGCTCGCGGGAAGCCTTCCATGA
- the purQ gene encoding phosphoribosylformylglycinamidine synthase I, with protein MKPQALILHANGINRDIETAAALEKAGAEADTVHLNQLREGGVKWSDYQILVIPGGFSYADALGGGKLMALEMNVYFADQVREFVESGKPVLGICNGFQALVKSGILPGAIGVKSAAKAKAKAKAKPKTKAKLKPKAKAKPAARGKGVKPVRATLTFNQSGRFECRWVHLQPVSKKCVWTDELDQLIYCPVAHGEGRFLLQKAADLKALRDRDMVALTYVLPDGSPAKGEYPVNPNGSLADIAGVCNEKGNVLGLMPHPEDHIHAWQHPRFTRGESGLLGLALYENGVYYAEEM; from the coding sequence ATGAAACCCCAAGCCCTGATCCTGCACGCCAACGGCATCAACCGCGACATCGAAACCGCGGCCGCGCTGGAAAAAGCCGGCGCCGAGGCCGATACGGTCCACCTCAACCAGCTGCGCGAAGGCGGCGTTAAGTGGAGCGACTACCAGATCCTCGTCATCCCCGGCGGATTCTCCTACGCCGACGCGCTCGGCGGCGGCAAGCTGATGGCGCTCGAAATGAACGTCTACTTCGCCGACCAGGTGCGCGAGTTCGTCGAAAGCGGCAAGCCCGTGCTCGGGATCTGCAACGGCTTCCAGGCGCTGGTCAAGAGCGGGATCCTGCCCGGAGCGATCGGCGTCAAATCCGCCGCCAAAGCCAAGGCGAAGGCGAAAGCCAAACCCAAAACCAAAGCCAAGCTCAAGCCCAAGGCCAAAGCCAAGCCTGCCGCGCGGGGCAAGGGCGTCAAACCGGTCCGCGCGACGCTGACCTTCAATCAGAGCGGCCGCTTTGAATGCCGCTGGGTCCACCTCCAGCCCGTCTCCAAGAAGTGCGTCTGGACCGACGAGCTCGACCAGCTGATCTATTGCCCGGTGGCGCACGGCGAAGGCCGCTTCCTGCTTCAAAAGGCGGCCGACCTGAAGGCCCTCCGCGACCGAGACATGGTCGCGCTCACCTACGTCCTCCCCGACGGCTCGCCGGCCAAGGGCGAATACCCCGTCAATCCCAACGGCTCGCTGGCCGATATCGCCGGCGTATGCAACGAGAAGGGCAACGTCCTCGGGCTGATGCCGCACCCGGAGGACCACATCCACGCCTGGCAGCATCCGCGCTTCACGCGCGGCGAATCCGGCCTGCTCGGCTTGGCGCTCTACGAGAACGGCGTCTACTACGCCGAGGAGATGTGA